One segment of Geomonas ferrireducens DNA contains the following:
- a CDS encoding multiheme c-type cytochrome, producing the protein MMIRAVLTATILAALIAPRVSSAAEPCIPCHTEKTPAAVAQWQGSAHAKAGVGCEKCHGSDHDKIVRGEAKVGMKVCAPCHKKAYEEHRLSRHGMGLHSGWGCTRGLPDRKKDECRFCHQPGDEMPRSDVQCARFLKQSPEMGEIGCNYCHSVEDACDSCHSKHMTDLKIVRDPNSCAKCHMGPDHPQWEMWQTSLHGTLNVSAGAKAGPDCQTCHMPKGTHNVSIGITMNSGGVPYPAAKAEPARKEMVNICSACHAPAFAKRELERGDLVRTQSLAILKEAEHIIWDLNDRGLLDPMPENRPQHPLSGPRLVTDSQMLYEDTSHIERLFFKMKKYDYARTVKGAYHQNPSYTHWYGNAELKMDLVDIKSEASRLKERGQKGAGVKPQAGAEDELKALKNKFDRGALSAEEYAKEKGKVLEQMK; encoded by the coding sequence ATGATGATCCGAGCAGTCCTGACGGCGACCATCCTCGCTGCACTCATCGCGCCCCGCGTATCCAGCGCCGCCGAACCATGCATCCCCTGCCACACCGAGAAGACTCCGGCCGCGGTGGCCCAGTGGCAGGGAAGCGCACACGCCAAGGCCGGTGTCGGGTGCGAGAAGTGCCACGGCAGCGACCACGACAAGATCGTGAGGGGCGAGGCGAAGGTCGGCATGAAGGTCTGCGCCCCCTGTCACAAGAAGGCGTACGAGGAGCATCGCTTAAGCAGGCACGGCATGGGGCTCCACTCCGGGTGGGGATGCACCAGGGGGCTTCCCGACCGCAAGAAGGACGAATGCCGCTTCTGCCACCAGCCGGGCGACGAAATGCCGCGCTCGGACGTGCAGTGCGCCCGCTTTTTGAAGCAGTCCCCGGAGATGGGAGAGATCGGCTGCAACTACTGCCACAGCGTCGAGGACGCCTGCGATTCCTGCCACTCAAAGCACATGACCGACCTGAAGATCGTGCGCGATCCAAACTCCTGTGCCAAGTGCCACATGGGGCCGGACCACCCGCAGTGGGAGATGTGGCAGACCTCGCTGCACGGCACGCTGAACGTAAGTGCAGGCGCTAAGGCGGGTCCGGACTGCCAGACCTGCCACATGCCCAAGGGGACCCACAACGTCTCCATCGGCATCACCATGAACTCGGGCGGCGTCCCCTATCCCGCCGCCAAGGCGGAACCGGCGCGCAAGGAGATGGTGAACATCTGCAGCGCCTGCCACGCACCCGCCTTCGCCAAACGCGAGCTCGAGCGCGGCGACCTCGTGCGCACCCAAAGCCTCGCCATCCTGAAGGAGGCGGAGCACATCATCTGGGACCTGAATGATCGGGGGCTCCTCGATCCCATGCCGGAAAACCGACCGCAGCACCCGTTGAGCGGTCCGCGCCTCGTGACCGACAGCCAGATGCTCTACGAGGACACCTCCCACATCGAGCGGCTCTTCTTCAAGATGAAGAAGTACGACTACGCCCGCACCGTGAAGGGAGCCTACCATCAGAACCCCTCATACACCCACTGGTACGGCAATGCCGAACTTAAGATGGACTTAGTCGACATCAAGAGCGAGGCGAGCCGCTTGAAGGAGCGGGGCCAGAAAGGTGCAGGCGTGAAGCCCCAGGCGGGCGCGGAGGACGAGCTGAAGGCGCTCAAGAACAAGTTCGACAGAGGGGCGCTGAGCGCCGAGGAGTACGCCAAAGAGAAGGGAAAAGTGCTCGAGCAGATGAAGTGA
- the rdgC gene encoding recombination-associated protein RdgC has product MGILANTVSVCHFKVQGEIPQQQDLHDFVTKQLAANRFNPIDQGSEEISVGWAHLDDPRVSDFDSPAACCREHYFMFTLRRDKRSVPSAVLKAHLEKAQEEFLAENPGMTKVPKQKREDLKEAVRGMLLSQTLPTPATYDAVWDTKSGILTFSSLSPKVIELFEEQFKKTFEGLRVSAFHPYARAESVLDDEYKALLQQANKAGGDNYLELIKENQWLGADFMLWLMYQTMNESSEYTVNQPGVLLAKEGFVAYLDDRVVLLGSGENGAQKITVAGPQDHFNEVRSALLNKKQITEATLHMESGDDHYKLTLKGELFHFASFKSPAVKLEKDSTVDEAMEREAVFFERMLLLEKGNQLFDSVFAAFLELRLGNQWAEQAEAIQKWLNVCSFCNRPLE; this is encoded by the coding sequence ATGGGCATTCTCGCCAACACAGTAAGCGTCTGTCACTTCAAGGTTCAGGGTGAGATCCCGCAACAGCAGGACCTCCACGACTTCGTCACCAAGCAGTTGGCGGCGAACCGGTTCAACCCGATTGACCAGGGGAGCGAGGAGATCTCGGTCGGCTGGGCGCACCTGGACGACCCCAGGGTCTCCGACTTCGATTCCCCCGCGGCCTGCTGCCGCGAGCACTACTTCATGTTCACCCTGCGCCGCGACAAGCGCTCCGTTCCTTCCGCGGTGCTGAAGGCACACCTTGAAAAAGCGCAGGAGGAATTCCTGGCGGAAAACCCGGGCATGACCAAGGTGCCCAAGCAGAAGCGGGAGGACCTGAAGGAGGCGGTGCGCGGCATGCTCCTATCCCAGACCCTCCCCACCCCGGCGACCTATGACGCGGTCTGGGACACGAAGAGCGGCATCCTCACCTTCAGCTCGCTTTCGCCCAAGGTGATCGAGCTCTTCGAGGAGCAGTTCAAGAAGACCTTCGAGGGGCTCAGGGTCTCCGCGTTTCACCCGTACGCCCGCGCCGAGAGCGTACTAGACGATGAGTACAAGGCGCTCCTGCAGCAGGCGAACAAGGCGGGGGGCGACAACTACCTGGAGCTCATCAAGGAAAACCAGTGGTTAGGCGCCGACTTCATGCTCTGGCTCATGTACCAGACCATGAACGAGTCCTCCGAGTACACCGTGAACCAGCCGGGGGTGCTCCTCGCCAAGGAAGGTTTCGTCGCCTATCTCGACGACCGCGTCGTGCTCCTGGGGTCGGGGGAGAACGGGGCCCAGAAGATCACCGTGGCGGGTCCCCAGGACCATTTCAATGAGGTGAGAAGCGCGCTTCTCAACAAGAAGCAGATCACCGAGGCGACCCTCCATATGGAGAGCGGCGACGACCACTACAAGCTGACGCTCAAGGGTGAGCTCTTCCACTTCGCCTCCTTCAAGTCCCCTGCGGTGAAGCTCGAGAAGGACAGCACGGTGGACGAGGCGATGGAGCGCGAGGCGGTGTTCTTCGAGAGGATGCTCCTTCTGGAGAAGGGGAACCAGCTCTTCGACTCCGTCTTCGCGGCCTTCCTTGAACTGAGGCTTGGAAACCAGTGGGCGGAGCAGGCCGAGGCGATCCAGAAGTGGCTGAACGTTTGCAGCTTCTGCAACAGGCCGCTGGAATAA
- the mnmA gene encoding tRNA 2-thiouridine(34) synthase MnmA, whose protein sequence is MSADYKGRKIAVAMSGGVDSSTVAALLKEQGAEVIGINMKLFRREGEDPQAKGDAQVVAEYLGIEFHQVHLEEEFGRLIMDDFRTQYQAGETPNPCVRCNRYVKFGLLLDKALELGADYLATGHYVRTGCDEEGTYHLLKAHYLAKDQSYFLYTLTQRQLSHVIFPLGEMPSKDEVRRLAGGFGIPVAQKSDSQEICFVPGDDYVAFLEQGGRVAGKKGDIVHVNGTVLGRHSGTHRYTIGQRRGLGIAWKEPLYVVAIDAVGGKVVVGEVGILYASGLVACELNWVVPVHGEEVRTTCKIRYRQQPIECSVRLLGEGRGEVRFAEPQKSVTPGQSVVFYQGDELVGGGRIVRALGTEE, encoded by the coding sequence ATGTCGGCAGATTATAAAGGCAGGAAGATAGCCGTCGCCATGAGCGGCGGGGTGGATTCATCGACGGTCGCCGCCCTTTTGAAAGAGCAGGGTGCGGAGGTGATCGGCATCAACATGAAGCTGTTTCGGCGCGAGGGGGAGGACCCGCAGGCAAAGGGGGACGCCCAGGTGGTCGCCGAGTACCTCGGGATAGAGTTTCACCAGGTGCATCTGGAAGAGGAGTTCGGGCGCCTCATCATGGACGATTTCCGCACCCAGTACCAGGCGGGGGAGACGCCGAACCCCTGCGTGCGCTGCAACCGCTACGTGAAGTTCGGCCTTCTCCTGGACAAGGCGCTCGAGCTCGGCGCCGATTACCTCGCCACCGGCCACTACGTGCGTACCGGTTGCGACGAGGAGGGGACCTACCACCTGCTTAAGGCGCATTACCTCGCGAAGGACCAGTCCTACTTTCTGTACACGCTCACCCAGCGGCAGCTCTCACACGTCATCTTTCCGCTCGGGGAAATGCCCAGCAAGGATGAGGTGCGACGGCTTGCCGGGGGCTTCGGCATCCCCGTGGCCCAGAAAAGCGACAGCCAGGAGATCTGCTTCGTCCCCGGCGACGACTATGTGGCGTTTCTGGAGCAGGGGGGACGTGTTGCCGGCAAAAAGGGGGACATCGTCCACGTGAACGGGACCGTGCTCGGGCGTCATAGCGGCACGCACCGCTACACCATCGGGCAGCGAAGGGGGCTCGGTATCGCCTGGAAGGAACCGCTCTACGTCGTGGCCATCGACGCGGTCGGGGGGAAGGTGGTGGTGGGGGAGGTGGGTATCCTCTACGCCTCCGGGCTCGTTGCCTGCGAGCTGAACTGGGTCGTTCCGGTGCATGGGGAAGAGGTGCGGACCACCTGCAAGATCAGGTATCGCCAGCAGCCGATCGAGTGCAGCGTGAGGCTTCTGGGGGAAGGGCGCGGCGAGGTCCGCTTCGCGGAGCCGCAGAAGTCGGTCACCCCTGGACAGTCCGTGGTCTTTTACCAGGGGGACGAGCTGGTGGGGGGCGGCCGCATCGTCCGCGCCCTCGGCACGGAGGAGTAG
- a CDS encoding HDOD domain-containing protein, whose product MPLSLTIRRLLGNQPIDLPVFHPIALRLVHLLQTTDFTMGQVTDLVNEDQSLAGQILKMANSPLYIGRVRAETVKEATVRLGAQEITNLAMAASQASLHASDNRIINGFMQSLWLHSHACALGSRWLMRRAGYPQHADQAYMAGLLHDIGKLYLLKSLERLNQMGVAQAALEEDLLLEIFEELHIEQGCRLMEHWNMPKVYYNVVANHHDENFDTQDIVLTVVRLVNTACRMKGIGLVRDADLDLAEQTEAAILQLTQEEMDDLLDVLEDSQELVL is encoded by the coding sequence ATGCCCCTCTCCCTCACCATCAGGCGTCTGCTGGGTAACCAGCCGATCGACCTTCCCGTATTCCACCCCATCGCGCTGAGGCTCGTCCACCTTTTGCAAACGACGGACTTCACGATGGGCCAGGTGACGGACCTGGTCAACGAGGACCAGTCGCTCGCCGGCCAGATCCTCAAGATGGCGAACTCCCCGCTGTACATCGGGCGGGTACGCGCCGAGACGGTGAAGGAGGCTACGGTGAGGTTGGGGGCGCAGGAGATAACGAACCTCGCCATGGCGGCCTCCCAGGCGAGCCTCCACGCCTCGGATAACCGCATCATCAACGGGTTCATGCAGTCGCTTTGGCTGCACAGCCACGCCTGCGCCCTGGGGAGCCGCTGGCTCATGCGCCGGGCGGGATACCCGCAGCACGCCGACCAGGCGTACATGGCGGGGCTTCTTCACGACATCGGCAAGCTGTACCTTTTGAAGTCGCTGGAGCGGCTGAACCAGATGGGTGTGGCACAGGCGGCGCTGGAAGAGGACCTGTTGCTGGAGATCTTCGAGGAGCTGCACATAGAGCAGGGATGCCGGCTCATGGAGCACTGGAACATGCCGAAGGTCTATTACAACGTGGTCGCCAATCACCACGATGAGAACTTCGACACCCAGGACATCGTACTGACCGTGGTACGGCTCGTTAACACGGCATGCCGGATGAAAGGGATCGGGCTGGTGCGGGATGCCGACCTCGATCTCGCCGAGCAGACCGAGGCGGCGATCCTGCAGCTCACCCAGGAAGAGATGGACGACCTGCTGGACGTTCTCGAGGACTCCCAGGAGCTGGTTCTCTAG
- a CDS encoding (deoxy)nucleoside triphosphate pyrophosphohydrolase: protein MNMVSAGAAHTRKHVHVACAVIERDGLVLSARRSASMNLPLRWEFPGGKIEPGEGREECLKRELVEEMGVEIAVERPLTPVTHSYPAFDVTLYPYICSIVSGEITLHEHSAMTWLPPARMLELDWADADLPIILEYQGLF from the coding sequence ATGAACATGGTTTCCGCCGGTGCTGCGCATACAAGAAAGCACGTCCACGTCGCCTGCGCCGTGATCGAGCGGGACGGGCTGGTCCTGTCGGCCCGGCGCAGCGCATCAATGAACCTGCCGCTTAGGTGGGAGTTTCCGGGTGGGAAGATCGAGCCCGGGGAAGGACGGGAGGAATGCCTAAAGCGTGAACTGGTGGAGGAAATGGGTGTGGAGATCGCCGTCGAGCGCCCGCTCACGCCGGTCACCCACAGCTATCCCGCCTTCGATGTGACGCTCTACCCCTACATCTGCAGCATCGTATCCGGTGAAATCACCCTGCATGAACATTCGGCGATGACCTGGCTTCCTCCGGCACGGATGCTGGAGCTCGACTGGGCCGACGCCGACCTCCCCATCATCCTGGAGTATCAGGGGCTTTTCTAG
- a CDS encoding hybrid sensor histidine kinase/response regulator, with amino-acid sequence MKRQTVMIVDDTPANIEILSESLGDDYELFFATSGADALELIRADKPDLILLDIMMPGMDGFELCTILKSDPATRDIPIIFVTAMIEEEQEIKGLELGAIDYLTKPISPHIVRARVKNHLELKRYRDLLETLASAADRAKKEFLRSVSHELRTPLTPIIGMTDLVLNSEEDDNKRKYLEMVQKSALRLLGIVEDLIETSRLEGEGGAPENAPFQLKPFLDTVAMEARALAQAKGLQCAILLDPALPAAVVSDQVMLHKVLCMLLGNAVKFTAEGGVGLEVRVQETAGIPMLQFSVSDTGVGIDPADLERIFSDFTQSDGSITRSFPGLGLGLTLARRMTELMDGSIWAENAPEGGSVFQLQIPLVLP; translated from the coding sequence ATGAAACGCCAGACGGTCATGATCGTCGACGATACACCTGCCAACATCGAGATCCTGAGCGAGAGCCTGGGGGATGACTACGAGCTTTTCTTCGCGACCAGCGGAGCCGACGCCCTGGAACTCATCCGTGCGGACAAGCCGGACCTGATCCTGCTCGACATCATGATGCCCGGGATGGACGGCTTCGAGCTCTGCACCATCCTGAAAAGCGACCCCGCCACGCGCGACATCCCGATCATCTTCGTCACCGCCATGATCGAGGAGGAACAGGAGATCAAGGGGCTCGAGCTGGGCGCCATCGACTACCTCACCAAGCCGATCAGCCCGCACATCGTGAGGGCGCGGGTCAAGAACCACCTGGAGCTCAAGCGCTACCGCGACCTCCTGGAGACCCTGGCGAGTGCCGCCGATCGGGCCAAAAAAGAGTTCCTGCGCAGCGTAAGCCACGAACTGCGCACGCCGCTCACCCCGATCATCGGGATGACCGACCTCGTGCTGAACAGCGAGGAGGATGACAACAAGCGCAAGTACTTGGAGATGGTCCAGAAATCGGCCCTGCGGCTTCTGGGGATCGTGGAGGACCTCATCGAGACCAGCAGGCTGGAAGGGGAGGGGGGAGCCCCGGAGAACGCGCCGTTCCAGTTGAAGCCATTCCTGGACACGGTTGCCATGGAAGCGCGCGCCTTGGCGCAGGCGAAGGGGCTGCAGTGTGCCATCCTTCTCGACCCGGCGCTGCCGGCCGCCGTGGTGAGCGACCAGGTGATGCTGCACAAGGTGCTCTGCATGCTGCTCGGCAACGCGGTCAAGTTCACCGCCGAGGGAGGGGTGGGGCTGGAGGTGCGCGTTCAGGAGACGGCCGGGATCCCGATGCTGCAGTTCTCGGTCTCCGACACCGGCGTCGGCATCGATCCCGCGGATCTCGAACGCATCTTCAGCGACTTCACCCAGTCCGACGGCTCGATCACCCGTTCCTTCCCCGGGCTGGGGCTCGGGCTCACCCTCGCGCGCCGCATGACCGAGCTCATGGACGGCAGCATCTGGGCCGAGAACGCGCCCGAGGGAGGCTCCGTTTTCCAACTGCAGATCCCGCTGGTGCTCCCGTAA
- a CDS encoding PAS domain S-box protein, with protein sequence MLLAICALLLLLLYVAALRPQAWSVSAVAMLFVAGIHLLRLKWRRQAEDELRRSEEQLRISQRIAQIGSWDWDMASGRLDCSEELCRIFAVPFEKAPASYRAFLALLPETGRETVAIAVEKALNGGDSFAVEYALLRPGGGERILEEVGEVFRDTSGTPLRVVSVVHDVTERKEAESALFFEKRYRGLIENLPQRIFLKDCNLVYLSCNSSFARELGLQPAEVFGKTDYDIVAPPLAKKRQEEDARVMQEGCAVEHDELREKDGTWVSKSLTPLKDDRGRVYGLLGVLTDITFRKKAEEQLKESEERFRNTFEQAAVGICHIALSDILIRINSRFCDILGYGQDELMGWTLEQTIHPEDRTAEQSHLSRLINREIDNYSIEIRQIRKDGSLVWVNLTKSLVCAPGGEPKYLIGVVEDVTAKREALELRRERDLVQAASRAKSEFLANMGHEIRTPMNAVMGLSRLALKTELTPKQRDYLEKICSSSRTLLNIINDILDFSKIEAGKVELEKTELSLHEVLGNISDMHHLKAQEKGIEFRVRLAPELPKKLMGDPLRLTQVLNNLIGNALKFTQRGEVVLAVKPVGHDEGEVAVEFSVQDTGIGITPEQMERIFTPFTQADSSTTRRFGGTGLGLSISRQLVELMGSELKVHSVPGAGSSFFFTVGFALPPAGKAVVESKEVQLRSMRLLFVDGDAASVEGVGEMLHGMPMELCSVADVAEALDALEDDTAHPFDLVVVDGATAGVGGVEKLCRSIGSRYHGRIPVIVAAAAEQLEEVQQAGDEWGVSAVYAAPVRPSLMVDGMIRALSRAAEQPQARATAAGAARAVKTASEGAFEPQRFTAEKGKLERLLARNSLDAKRQFEKFCAQVPRGEYTNELQALQACMEKLDFRKARQLLAIFPAPQ encoded by the coding sequence ATGCTCCTGGCGATCTGCGCCTTGCTGCTGCTCCTCCTGTACGTCGCGGCGCTGCGCCCCCAGGCATGGTCGGTGAGTGCGGTGGCGATGCTGTTTGTGGCGGGCATTCACCTCCTGCGCCTTAAGTGGCGCCGGCAGGCCGAGGACGAATTGCGCCGCAGCGAAGAACAGCTCCGCATCTCGCAGCGCATAGCACAGATCGGAAGCTGGGACTGGGACATGGCAAGCGGGAGGCTGGACTGCTCCGAAGAGCTCTGCCGGATCTTCGCCGTCCCCTTCGAGAAGGCGCCCGCGAGTTACCGGGCCTTTCTCGCGCTGCTGCCGGAGACTGGGCGCGAGACGGTGGCCATCGCGGTCGAAAAGGCGCTGAACGGCGGGGATTCCTTCGCCGTGGAGTACGCCCTGCTCCGGCCGGGAGGGGGAGAGCGCATCCTCGAGGAGGTCGGCGAGGTTTTCCGTGATACCTCCGGGACGCCGCTTAGGGTCGTCAGCGTGGTGCACGACGTGACCGAGCGCAAGGAGGCGGAAAGCGCGCTCTTCTTCGAAAAGCGCTACCGCGGCCTGATCGAGAACCTGCCGCAGCGCATCTTCCTCAAGGACTGCAACCTCGTCTATCTCTCCTGCAACTCCAGCTTCGCGCGTGAACTGGGCTTGCAGCCGGCCGAGGTCTTCGGCAAGACCGACTACGATATCGTCGCCCCCCCCCTCGCCAAAAAGCGGCAGGAGGAGGACGCCAGGGTGATGCAGGAAGGGTGCGCCGTGGAGCACGACGAGCTGCGCGAGAAGGACGGCACCTGGGTCAGCAAGTCCCTCACACCGCTTAAGGACGATCGCGGGCGGGTTTACGGCCTTCTGGGGGTTCTTACCGACATCACCTTCAGGAAAAAGGCCGAGGAACAGCTGAAGGAGAGCGAGGAGCGCTTCCGCAACACCTTCGAGCAGGCCGCGGTCGGCATCTGCCATATCGCCCTCTCCGACATCCTGATCAGGATCAACAGCCGCTTCTGCGACATCCTGGGGTACGGCCAGGACGAACTGATGGGATGGACCCTCGAGCAGACCATCCATCCGGAAGACCGCACCGCCGAGCAGAGCCACCTCTCGCGGCTCATAAACCGGGAGATCGACAACTACAGCATAGAGATCCGGCAGATCCGAAAAGACGGCTCGCTCGTATGGGTCAACCTGACCAAGTCGCTCGTCTGCGCCCCGGGAGGGGAGCCCAAGTACCTGATCGGCGTGGTCGAGGACGTGACCGCAAAGCGCGAGGCGCTGGAGCTGCGCCGCGAGCGCGACCTGGTGCAGGCGGCAAGCCGCGCCAAGAGCGAATTCCTCGCCAACATGGGGCACGAGATCCGCACCCCGATGAACGCCGTCATGGGGCTGAGCCGCCTGGCCCTGAAGACCGAGCTTACCCCGAAGCAGCGTGACTACCTGGAGAAGATCTGCTCGTCGAGCCGGACCCTTTTGAACATCATCAACGACATCCTCGACTTCTCGAAGATCGAGGCGGGGAAGGTCGAGCTGGAAAAGACCGAACTGAGCCTTCATGAGGTGCTGGGAAACATCTCCGACATGCACCACCTGAAGGCGCAGGAGAAGGGGATCGAGTTCAGGGTGCGTCTCGCCCCCGAGCTCCCCAAAAAGCTCATGGGGGACCCGCTGCGCCTTACCCAGGTGCTGAACAACCTGATCGGCAACGCCCTCAAGTTCACCCAGCGCGGCGAAGTGGTGCTCGCTGTGAAGCCGGTCGGCCATGATGAGGGGGAGGTCGCCGTGGAGTTCAGCGTCCAGGACACCGGCATCGGCATCACCCCCGAACAGATGGAGCGCATCTTCACCCCGTTCACCCAGGCGGACAGCTCCACCACGCGGCGCTTCGGCGGTACGGGGCTTGGCCTCTCCATCAGCCGGCAGCTGGTCGAGCTCATGGGGAGCGAGCTCAAGGTGCATAGCGTTCCCGGCGCCGGAAGCAGCTTCTTCTTCACGGTCGGCTTCGCCCTTCCACCCGCCGGCAAGGCCGTGGTAGAGAGCAAAGAGGTACAGTTGCGCAGCATGCGCCTGCTCTTCGTCGACGGCGACGCCGCTTCGGTCGAGGGGGTCGGTGAGATGCTGCATGGGATGCCGATGGAGCTCTGCTCCGTTGCCGACGTGGCGGAGGCGCTCGATGCGCTCGAGGACGACACGGCGCATCCTTTCGACCTGGTGGTAGTCGACGGCGCCACTGCGGGCGTCGGCGGGGTGGAAAAGCTCTGCCGCAGTATCGGCAGCCGGTACCACGGTCGCATTCCGGTAATCGTTGCCGCAGCCGCGGAGCAGTTGGAAGAGGTGCAGCAGGCCGGGGACGAGTGGGGGGTGAGTGCGGTGTACGCAGCTCCGGTGCGTCCCTCGCTCATGGTGGACGGCATGATCCGGGCGCTCTCCCGCGCGGCGGAGCAACCGCAGGCACGGGCGACCGCTGCGGGCGCGGCAAGGGCGGTGAAGACCGCATCCGAAGGCGCTTTCGAACCGCAGCGCTTCACCGCGGAGAAGGGGAAGCTGGAGCGGCTTTTGGCCCGCAACAGCCTTGATGCCAAGCGGCAGTTCGAGAAATTCTGCGCCCAGGTCCCCCGCGGCGAATACACCAACGAGTTGCAGGCGTTGCAGGCCTGCATGGAAAAACTCGATTTCAGAAAGGCGCGGCAACTGCTCGCCATATTCCCGGCGCCCCAGTAA
- a CDS encoding ANTAR domain-containing response regulator → MGKAVLYMRDEELLVSLKKRLRDRGFAEIIAPGSPGELLNETLSNHPEVAVIEYLAADQEIKSVAKRLWEKLSLPIIMIAESSEVEEVQTWGEATVSTILAKPVREDELVAALVLSIAAARRVERLKEEVSSLKESIESRKVIEKAKGRLMERDKLSEAEAFRRMQRLAMDRRISMRQLADAILLTESIAG, encoded by the coding sequence ATGGGAAAAGCGGTCCTGTACATGCGCGACGAGGAACTCCTGGTCAGCCTAAAAAAGAGGCTCAGGGATCGAGGTTTTGCTGAAATAATAGCACCGGGGAGCCCGGGAGAGCTGTTGAACGAGACGCTGTCCAACCATCCAGAGGTGGCCGTCATCGAATACCTCGCCGCAGACCAAGAGATCAAAAGCGTGGCGAAACGGCTTTGGGAAAAGCTTAGCCTGCCGATCATCATGATCGCGGAGAGCAGCGAGGTGGAGGAGGTGCAGACCTGGGGTGAAGCGACGGTATCCACCATCCTCGCGAAGCCGGTGCGCGAAGACGAGCTGGTGGCGGCGCTCGTCCTCTCCATCGCGGCGGCGCGGCGCGTGGAGCGTTTGAAGGAGGAGGTATCTTCTCTAAAGGAGAGCATCGAGAGCAGGAAGGTGATCGAGAAGGCGAAGGGGCGCCTCATGGAGCGGGACAAGCTCTCCGAGGCGGAGGCGTTCCGCCGGATGCAGAGGCTCGCCATGGACCGGAGGATTTCCATGCGCCAGCTGGCCGACGCCATTCTCCTCACCGAAAGCATCGCCGGCTGA
- the htpX gene encoding zinc metalloprotease HtpX: MNRFKTAVLLTTLTLIMVALGSAIGGRGGMYLAFFMACVMNLFSYWFSDKIVLRMYGAQEITESENPAFYGMVRRLALQGGLPMPKVYIIPSESPNAFATGRNPEHAAVAATEGILRILTPEELEGVMAHELSHVANRDILISTIAATIAGAISMLANMVQWAAIFGSRSDDDEGGGWGGLALAIIAPIAAMLIQLAVSRSREYLADESGARLCGRPRALANALRKLDQASHVLPMQEARPATAHMFIVNPLSAGALMRLFSTHPPMEERIARLEQMER, from the coding sequence ATGAACAGATTCAAGACCGCAGTCCTGCTCACCACGCTCACGCTGATCATGGTAGCCCTGGGAAGCGCCATCGGCGGCCGGGGCGGCATGTACCTCGCCTTCTTCATGGCGTGCGTGATGAACCTCTTCTCCTACTGGTTCTCCGACAAGATCGTGCTGCGCATGTACGGAGCGCAGGAGATCACCGAAAGCGAGAACCCCGCCTTCTACGGCATGGTGCGCCGACTGGCGCTGCAGGGGGGGCTTCCCATGCCCAAGGTCTACATCATCCCGTCCGAATCCCCCAACGCCTTCGCCACCGGGCGAAACCCCGAACATGCGGCGGTGGCCGCGACCGAGGGGATCCTGCGCATCCTCACCCCGGAGGAACTGGAGGGGGTGATGGCGCACGAACTAAGCCACGTGGCAAACCGCGACATCCTCATATCCACCATAGCCGCGACCATAGCCGGCGCCATCTCCATGCTGGCGAACATGGTGCAGTGGGCCGCCATCTTCGGCTCCCGCAGTGACGATGACGAGGGAGGGGGATGGGGCGGCCTGGCACTCGCCATCATAGCCCCCATCGCCGCCATGCTGATCCAGTTGGCGGTGTCGAGAAGCCGCGAGTACCTGGCGGACGAGAGCGGTGCCAGGCTTTGCGGCAGGCCGCGCGCCCTCGCCAACGCGCTCAGGAAGCTGGACCAGGCCTCGCACGTCTTGCCGATGCAGGAGGCGCGCCCCGCAACGGCGCACATGTTCATCGTGAACCCGCTGAGCGCCGGTGCCCTTATGAGGCTTTTTTCCACGCACCCTCCCATGGAGGAGCGGATCGCGCGGCTTGAACAGATGGAACGTTAA